In Blastopirellula sediminis, the following proteins share a genomic window:
- a CDS encoding FHA domain-containing protein — protein sequence MHTEVLFDPQVGAPYFEIISAESGETRKLAIEKFPFSIGRNDSCDYPVESGRVSREHALLLKEGNQYLLRDLNSTNGTFVNGEKITEKVISDGDTLMVADIEFDFHSGNQAQQRQTVTLQMDGSPPAAPASEGTFFDSLHAFRRWQEIAAVGGVRVDFDGIYDLTSGDPFGFLVRRMIDGNVSPDDPISRKILDTECRLTERLLRLHRLRAYSAAEMLPENACLFLRPEQYEIGSTSFLDSVAYARDQSPEARRTVIVIPDEAVCELPFFREFMNELQSIGCETAFAGFHPSKSRLEDYLDLAPDYIEFHETVAREIDDDARLQEAMREVIRTCQEKHITTIATGVHAEASAQRFRDLGANMSRGRYRRRDAGQA from the coding sequence ATGCACACAGAAGTCCTGTTCGATCCGCAAGTAGGCGCCCCGTACTTCGAAATTATTTCGGCGGAGAGCGGCGAGACGCGCAAACTGGCGATCGAAAAGTTTCCTTTTTCCATCGGCCGCAACGACTCGTGCGACTATCCGGTGGAATCGGGACGCGTATCTCGCGAGCACGCCTTGCTGCTGAAAGAAGGCAACCAGTATCTGCTTCGCGATTTGAACAGCACCAACGGGACCTTCGTTAACGGCGAGAAGATCACGGAGAAGGTAATCTCCGACGGCGATACCTTGATGGTCGCCGACATCGAATTTGACTTCCACAGCGGCAATCAGGCGCAGCAGCGGCAAACCGTCACGCTGCAAATGGACGGAAGCCCTCCTGCGGCGCCGGCGAGCGAAGGAACTTTTTTCGATTCGCTGCATGCGTTCCGCCGCTGGCAAGAGATCGCCGCCGTGGGCGGAGTTCGCGTCGATTTCGACGGCATCTACGATCTAACTTCCGGCGATCCCTTCGGCTTTCTTGTCCGCCGCATGATTGACGGCAACGTCAGTCCGGACGATCCGATCAGCCGCAAGATTCTTGATACCGAGTGCCGTTTGACCGAACGTCTGCTCCGTTTGCACCGGCTGCGGGCTTACTCGGCGGCTGAGATGCTGCCGGAGAACGCCTGTTTGTTTCTGCGGCCGGAGCAATACGAGATCGGCTCGACCAGCTTTCTCGATTCGGTCGCCTACGCGCGTGATCAGTCGCCGGAAGCGCGGCGGACCGTCATCGTCATTCCGGACGAAGCGGTGTGCGAACTGCCGTTCTTCCGTGAGTTTATGAACGAATTGCAGTCGATCGGTTGCGAAACGGCGTTCGCCGGGTTCCATCCGTCGAAGTCGCGGCTGGAGGATTACCTGGACCTGGCGCCCGACTACATCGAATTCCACGAAACGGTCGCCCGCGAAATCGACGACGATGCGCGACTGCAAGAGGCGATGCGCGAAGTGATTCGCACTTGCCAGGAAAAACACATTACTACGATTGCGACTGGGGTGCATGCCGAAGCGAGCGCGCAGCGGTTCCGCGACCTGGGAGCGAATATGAGTCGAGGAAGGTATCGACGTCGCGACGCTGGGCAAGCGTAG
- a CDS encoding protein kinase domain-containing protein: protein MSTEVPAHVREVAGYRVRQRIGAGGYGEVWIADAPGGLQKAVKFVYGFHDEARAARELKALYRIRSVRHPFLLSLERVEVIEGQLVIVTELADKSLKDRFEECRTAGLPGVPRAELLRYLCDSAEGLDYMSEQHSLQHLDVKPENLLIVGDHSKVADFGLVKHLQDVTASMMAGLTPVYAAPEVFHDQPSKQSDQYSLAIVFQEMLTGALPFPGKTPAQLTAQHLSSRPRLNSLPEADRPIIDRALAKDPAQRYRSCRELLQALVAASDPSSNLPASGVSVPLETTNTDTKTICASDTRTTEPTDEETSCEQSATMDMSAPEPSPLNHQLWDHLPELQPTRKGPAAWNAAESKHRPTLVVGVGGIGVRLAYSIEQKYRDSGKEQGQAWYRALAVDTDSRTLNSMEIPPPLPEATDITRVLIPLRRPQSYRSESARIMQSVSRRWLYNIPNSLATEGLRPLGRIAYLDHIDTILQQIGDAIDDVGEQAQLTPNAVAGDPRVIVLASINGGAGSGIVLDLAFAICNLLQKRGQDLSDLEVMLVHASPRKTDEQDLARSNALACLTELHQVLASQKYPGDPSARVPEIDLRGVRRPIFQLLHWGDELNEGDYDRQIDELSDYLLMRARSRSGCYLDNLNAECSQNEGGVPTVNTFSTYTVPLSSRSATERYSCEIASAVVQRWLGGEELSGGDRRRMAMLNKQDEEGEERQNRFERILQQHVEQLVSDENLSLDPLLQTMFVMVHNELGADPDEYFRAILSQEFKQLDQPCDDPLQRSLKVFEFLDQVIGQGAAEMESTEKRGVSLRSEISPKLRGHGEETAHRVIAWLLSHLDQEEFRLQRTRELQHAVDDYFRQLEDKARAMAERLQGEVYRHRQKLLDANFDGKDARSRDRAKNAASDYEAWIKYAHLRTHGVALLGVCQFAQVLRAKLLDTNLALKTVEGELRRLANFFDLEIGAASDTSIRAVEPRFHEFLLVADREARARICEEYHGLQNLLVCTRDGAMKGAKMLENICRTVIIRAQTDLSQSVSPVSLTGAPPRDEIARALTDCRPRLASLGGACAVSVFFPCSNIGESEVGKLPTAEGAAGLVPCDVPEVVYCQHVEGTPLRDAARMLVDNRPEYRDIAARLHGRIDVNWREL from the coding sequence GTGTCAACCGAAGTTCCAGCGCATGTACGCGAAGTAGCAGGCTACCGCGTGCGCCAAAGAATTGGCGCAGGTGGGTACGGCGAAGTATGGATCGCCGACGCCCCTGGCGGACTGCAAAAGGCCGTGAAGTTCGTCTATGGTTTCCATGACGAAGCCCGCGCCGCTCGCGAATTGAAAGCGCTTTACCGTATCCGTAGCGTGCGACATCCCTTCCTCCTCTCTCTCGAGCGGGTCGAAGTGATCGAAGGTCAATTGGTCATCGTGACCGAGTTGGCCGACAAGAGCTTGAAGGATCGTTTTGAAGAGTGCCGCACCGCCGGGTTGCCGGGCGTTCCGCGGGCCGAGTTGCTTCGCTATCTCTGCGACTCGGCCGAAGGTCTCGACTACATGAGCGAGCAGCACTCGCTCCAGCACCTCGACGTGAAGCCGGAGAACCTGCTGATCGTCGGCGATCACTCGAAAGTGGCCGACTTCGGCCTGGTGAAACATCTGCAGGACGTCACCGCTTCGATGATGGCGGGGCTGACTCCGGTCTATGCGGCGCCGGAAGTCTTTCACGATCAGCCCTCCAAGCAAAGCGACCAATACAGCCTGGCGATCGTCTTCCAGGAAATGCTGACCGGCGCCCTCCCCTTCCCTGGGAAAACTCCGGCGCAATTGACGGCGCAACATCTCAGCAGCAGACCGCGACTCAACTCTCTGCCGGAAGCGGATCGTCCGATCATCGATCGTGCACTGGCCAAGGATCCCGCTCAACGCTATCGCAGCTGCCGCGAACTTTTGCAGGCGCTCGTCGCCGCGTCCGATCCGTCGTCGAATCTGCCGGCGAGCGGCGTCAGCGTTCCGCTGGAAACGACCAACACGGATACGAAGACGATCTGCGCCTCCGACACGCGCACCACCGAGCCGACCGACGAAGAAACTTCGTGCGAACAGTCGGCGACGATGGATATGTCGGCGCCGGAACCTTCTCCGCTCAATCACCAGCTGTGGGACCATCTTCCCGAGCTGCAACCGACTCGCAAAGGGCCGGCCGCGTGGAACGCCGCCGAGTCGAAGCATCGCCCGACCTTGGTGGTCGGCGTCGGTGGGATCGGCGTCCGTTTGGCCTACTCGATCGAGCAGAAGTATCGCGACAGCGGTAAAGAACAGGGACAAGCCTGGTATCGTGCGCTCGCGGTCGATACCGACTCGCGGACGTTGAACTCGATGGAGATTCCGCCGCCGCTTCCGGAAGCGACCGACATCACGCGGGTTTTGATTCCGCTGCGCCGACCGCAATCGTATCGAAGCGAATCGGCTCGCATTATGCAGTCGGTCAGCCGCCGCTGGCTCTACAACATTCCGAACTCGCTGGCGACCGAAGGTTTGCGACCGCTGGGACGGATCGCCTACCTCGATCACATCGACACAATTCTGCAACAGATCGGCGATGCGATTGACGATGTCGGCGAGCAAGCGCAGCTTACGCCGAACGCCGTCGCCGGCGATCCGCGCGTCATCGTGCTGGCGTCGATCAACGGCGGCGCCGGCAGCGGAATCGTCCTCGACCTGGCCTTCGCGATCTGTAATTTGTTGCAGAAAAGAGGACAGGATCTGAGTGATCTGGAAGTGATGCTGGTCCATGCCAGTCCGCGCAAGACCGACGAACAGGACCTCGCACGCTCCAATGCGCTCGCCTGTTTGACCGAACTGCATCAGGTCTTGGCGTCTCAGAAGTATCCAGGCGATCCGTCGGCACGAGTTCCTGAAATTGATCTTCGCGGCGTCCGTCGCCCAATTTTCCAGTTGCTGCACTGGGGGGATGAGCTGAACGAGGGTGACTACGATCGCCAGATCGACGAGCTGTCCGACTATCTGCTAATGCGAGCTCGCAGTCGCAGCGGCTGCTATCTCGACAATCTGAACGCCGAATGCTCGCAGAATGAAGGGGGCGTACCGACGGTCAACACCTTCTCGACCTACACCGTCCCGCTCAGCTCACGCTCGGCGACCGAACGCTATAGCTGCGAAATCGCCAGCGCCGTCGTCCAACGTTGGTTGGGGGGCGAAGAGCTCTCTGGCGGCGATCGTCGCCGCATGGCGATGCTCAACAAGCAGGACGAAGAGGGGGAAGAACGCCAGAATCGCTTCGAACGAATCCTGCAGCAGCATGTCGAACAGCTGGTGAGCGACGAGAACCTGTCGCTAGATCCGCTGTTGCAGACGATGTTCGTGATGGTCCACAACGAACTGGGGGCCGATCCGGACGAATACTTCCGCGCGATCTTGTCGCAAGAGTTCAAGCAACTCGACCAGCCGTGCGATGATCCGCTGCAGCGTTCGCTGAAAGTCTTTGAGTTCCTGGATCAGGTAATCGGTCAGGGCGCGGCCGAAATGGAATCGACCGAAAAACGAGGCGTATCGCTGCGCAGCGAAATCTCGCCGAAGCTGCGTGGACATGGCGAAGAGACCGCGCATCGCGTAATCGCCTGGCTGCTGTCCCACTTGGACCAGGAGGAATTCCGGCTGCAGCGAACGCGCGAATTGCAACACGCGGTCGACGACTATTTTCGCCAGTTGGAAGACAAAGCCCGCGCGATGGCCGAGCGTCTGCAAGGAGAAGTCTATCGGCATCGGCAGAAACTGCTTGACGCGAACTTTGACGGCAAAGACGCTCGCAGCCGCGATCGGGCGAAGAACGCCGCCAGCGATTATGAAGCGTGGATCAAATACGCCCACCTTCGAACGCATGGCGTAGCCCTGCTCGGCGTATGTCAGTTTGCGCAGGTCTTGCGAGCGAAGCTGCTCGACACGAATCTCGCGCTCAAAACCGTCGAAGGTGAGTTGCGTCGGCTCGCGAACTTCTTCGACTTAGAGATCGGCGCCGCTTCCGATACGTCGATTCGAGCGGTAGAGCCGCGTTTCCATGAGTTTCTGCTGGTCGCCGACCGCGAAGCGCGCGCCCGAATCTGCGAAGAGTATCATGGCCTCCAGAATCTGCTGGTTTGCACACGCGATGGAGCGATGAAGGGGGCGAAGATGTTGGAGAATATCTGCCGGACCGTCATCATTCGAGCCCAAACCGATCTTTCGCAATCGGTGAGTCCCGTTTCGCTGACCGGCGCTCCGCCCCGTGACGAAATCGCAAGGGCGCTGACCGATTGTCGGCCGCGACTCGCCTCGTTGGGAGGCGCCTGCGCCGTGAGCGTCTTTTTCCCCTGCTCGAACATTGGGGAATCGGAAGTTGGCAAGCTGCCGACGGCGGAAGGCGCCGCCGGGCTCGTTCCGTGCGATGTGCCGGAAGTCGTTTACTGTCAGCACGTCGAAGGGACGCCGTTGCGCGATGCGGCCCGGATGTTGGTCGACAACCGTCCCGAGTACCGCGATATCGCAGCGCGGTTGCACGGGCGAATTGACGTTAACTGGCGCGAACTCTAG
- the cls gene encoding cardiolipin synthase — translation MEWIQEIGLIALCAHSIGILTAINAIMKTRTSQGAIAWALTLFMFPYIAVPAYWIFGRNRFHGYVEARRSENRGVEHMTQTIRGVASEYLVDGKLPYQLRTFENLADFPFSRRNSIQLLIDGQATFDAIFAAIEKAEKYVLVQFYIIHDDELGRALQTRLIERAKAGVRVYVLYDEIGSYGLSRKYVHELREAGIEIVPFHTTKGRGNRFQLNFRNHRKIVIVDGQTAFVGGHNVGDEYMGRSKTFGPWRDTHVVLRGPAVQAVQRSFLEDWNWATHELPQVDWAPRPTDEDQQVLVLPTGPADDFERCTLFFVQAINMAEKRVWIATPYFVPDPPVIAALQLAAIRGCDVRIMLPERPDHILVYLSAFSFIAEAAPHGVRFFRYEPGFLHQKVVLIDDDFAAVGTANLDNRSFHLNFEIMIAAADTKFAADVAAMLEADFTHCREAHAEELEKQSYLFRLTVALSRLMAPIQ, via the coding sequence ATGGAGTGGATCCAAGAAATCGGGCTCATCGCCCTCTGCGCCCATTCGATTGGGATCCTGACTGCGATCAACGCGATCATGAAAACGCGTACGTCGCAGGGCGCCATCGCATGGGCGTTGACCCTCTTCATGTTTCCGTACATTGCGGTGCCGGCCTACTGGATCTTCGGCCGCAATCGTTTCCATGGCTACGTCGAAGCGCGTCGGAGCGAGAACCGCGGCGTCGAACATATGACCCAGACGATACGCGGCGTGGCCAGCGAGTATCTGGTCGACGGCAAGTTGCCGTATCAATTGCGGACGTTTGAGAACCTCGCCGACTTCCCCTTCAGCCGCAGAAACTCGATTCAGTTGCTGATCGACGGGCAAGCGACCTTCGACGCAATTTTCGCCGCGATCGAAAAGGCCGAGAAATACGTCCTCGTCCAGTTCTACATTATTCATGACGACGAACTGGGACGAGCGCTGCAAACGCGATTAATCGAACGCGCCAAGGCAGGCGTCCGCGTCTACGTCTTGTACGACGAAATCGGCAGCTACGGACTTTCGCGCAAATACGTCCACGAACTGCGCGAAGCGGGCATCGAGATCGTCCCGTTTCATACGACCAAGGGACGAGGCAACCGTTTTCAGCTTAATTTCCGCAATCACCGCAAGATTGTTATCGTCGACGGTCAGACGGCGTTTGTCGGCGGACACAATGTCGGCGACGAGTACATGGGACGCAGCAAGACGTTCGGCCCGTGGCGCGACACGCATGTCGTGCTCCGCGGTCCCGCCGTTCAAGCGGTGCAGCGTTCGTTCCTGGAGGACTGGAACTGGGCGACCCACGAACTGCCGCAAGTCGATTGGGCGCCGCGGCCGACGGACGAAGATCAGCAAGTGCTGGTCCTGCCGACCGGTCCGGCTGACGACTTTGAACGCTGCACGCTCTTTTTCGTCCAAGCGATCAACATGGCCGAGAAACGGGTCTGGATCGCGACTCCTTACTTTGTGCCCGATCCGCCGGTGATTGCGGCGCTGCAGTTGGCGGCGATCCGCGGGTGCGACGTCCGGATCATGCTGCCGGAACGTCCAGACCATATTCTGGTCTATTTGTCGGCCTTCTCGTTCATCGCCGAAGCGGCGCCGCATGGCGTGCGGTTCTTTCGGTATGAGCCCGGCTTCTTGCACCAAAAGGTGGTGTTGATCGACGATGATTTCGCGGCGGTCGGTACGGCGAATCTCGACAACCGCTCGTTCCATCTTAATTTCGAGATCATGATCGCCGCCGCAGATACCAAGTTCGCTGCCGACGTTGCGGCGATGCTGGAAGCCGACTTCACGCACTGCCGCGAAGCTCATGCGGAAGAACTAGAGAAACAGTCGTATCTTTTCCGCCTCACGGTGGCTCTTTCCCGTTTAATGGCCCCTATTCAGTAG
- a CDS encoding sulfatase family protein, producing the protein MSRPALLVIALFGSLLATNLFADQRPNILFCISDDQSWLDTSIAGSKVAATPTFDQIARRGAYFKNAISASPGCSPSRAALLTGRYPWMIEEAGTHASSFPQKYVVYPDLLEKAGYFVGFTGKGWGPGDFKVSGRTRNPAGPAYQKRKLKKKPAAGISNNDYAANFADFLADRPADAPFCFWFGAMEPHRPYQLGSGEEAGKKLADATLPPFLPDADPVRGDLLDYCREIEWFDQQLGAMLKQLEEIGQLDNTIVVITSDNGMPFPRAKANNYEYGVHMPLAIAWPAKITAGQTIEEPVSLVDLAPTFLAAAGIAPAADSPMVGRNLLPRLTGEQKQLTGGAYSSRERHSSSRWNNLTYPQRSLRTEQYLLIRNFQPQRWPAGAPQVYEKKGVLGPIHGGYHDIDASPTLDWMVKNREEAAVAPLFHAAVDIRPGIELFDIEKDPGCLHDLAEDPTYAKTRESLEKTLDDYLAKTGDPRVSGSGDVWESYPRYSPIRDFPKPDWAK; encoded by the coding sequence ATGTCCCGCCCTGCTCTGCTGGTGATCGCACTGTTTGGATCGCTGTTGGCGACCAATCTTTTCGCTGACCAGCGTCCCAACATCCTGTTCTGCATCTCGGACGACCAATCATGGCTCGATACCTCGATCGCCGGCAGCAAAGTGGCGGCGACTCCCACTTTTGATCAGATCGCCCGTCGCGGCGCCTATTTCAAGAACGCGATTTCGGCCTCTCCCGGCTGTTCGCCGTCGCGGGCGGCGCTGCTGACCGGGCGATACCCGTGGATGATTGAAGAAGCGGGGACTCACGCCTCTTCCTTTCCGCAGAAATACGTCGTCTATCCCGATCTGCTCGAGAAGGCAGGCTACTTTGTCGGCTTCACCGGCAAAGGTTGGGGACCGGGCGATTTCAAAGTAAGCGGGCGGACTCGCAATCCGGCGGGCCCTGCCTACCAAAAGCGGAAGCTCAAAAAGAAGCCGGCCGCCGGGATCAGTAACAATGACTACGCGGCGAACTTCGCCGACTTTCTGGCCGATCGCCCCGCAGACGCTCCTTTCTGCTTCTGGTTTGGCGCCATGGAGCCCCATCGCCCCTATCAACTTGGTAGCGGCGAAGAGGCGGGAAAGAAACTGGCCGACGCGACGCTGCCTCCCTTTCTTCCCGACGCCGATCCGGTCCGAGGGGACTTGCTCGACTACTGCCGCGAGATTGAGTGGTTCGATCAGCAGCTAGGAGCGATGCTGAAGCAGTTGGAGGAGATTGGCCAGCTCGATAACACGATCGTCGTGATCACCAGCGATAACGGAATGCCGTTTCCCCGCGCGAAAGCGAATAACTACGAATATGGCGTCCATATGCCGCTGGCGATCGCGTGGCCGGCGAAGATTACCGCCGGGCAAACGATCGAAGAGCCGGTCAGCCTGGTCGATCTGGCGCCGACGTTTCTCGCCGCGGCCGGAATCGCTCCCGCCGCCGACTCGCCGATGGTTGGGCGCAACCTGCTGCCCCGTTTGACCGGCGAGCAAAAGCAACTGACCGGCGGCGCCTATAGTTCCCGCGAGCGACATTCCTCGTCGCGCTGGAACAACCTTACCTATCCCCAGCGTTCGCTCCGTACCGAACAGTACCTGTTGATTCGCAACTTCCAGCCGCAGCGCTGGCCGGCCGGTGCTCCCCAGGTTTACGAGAAGAAGGGCGTGCTCGGGCCGATTCACGGTGGATACCACGATATCGACGCGTCGCCGACCCTCGACTGGATGGTCAAAAACCGAGAGGAAGCGGCGGTAGCGCCGCTGTTCCACGCGGCGGTCGATATTCGCCCGGGAATTGAGCTGTTCGACATCGAGAAAGATCCCGGCTGTCTGCATGATCTGGCCGAAGATCCGACGTACGCCAAGACCCGAGAGTCGCTCGAAAAGACCTTGGACGACTATCTGGCGAAGACCGGCGACCCCCGCGTCAGCGGATCTGGCGACGTTTGGGAGTCGTATCCCCGGTATAGCCCAATTCGCGACTTCCCGAAGCCCGATTGGGCGAAGTAA
- the typA gene encoding translational GTPase TypA: MRRDDIRNIVIIAHVDHGKTTLVDCLLKQSGQFRESQLSSERILDSNDQEKERGITILAKNIALPFKGVKINIIDTPGHADFGGEVERVLSMADGALVLVDAAEGPMPQTRFVLSKALECKLKPIVVINKVDKPDARPMEVVDEVLDLFLQLGADDSIADFPYIFASAKEGFASHDPADRSGTMEPLLDLVLEHIPGPDVQPEEPLQILCTTLAWSEYVGRIAIGRIQSGRIKKGQNVVVSKVGDKFERAKITAVQVFENLGRVDVEQSEAGDVVAVCGIENIDIGDTICHVDNPSPLPRLLVDEPTLEMVFTINTSPFVGKDGKYVTSRNLRERLYKELERNVALRVRDAGSADAFAVSGRGVLHLAVLVETMRREGYELAVSKPQVITREVDGTKEEPFENLVVEVPSIKMGPVMELVGERRGEMVEMNPRGDFTQVTFSIPARGLIGLRTKMLNATQGEAIINHRFDSYRPMGGDVPRRANGVLISNSTGKAVGFSLFNLQDRSDLFIKPGEELYEGMIVGENARNEDMVVNPIKEKKLTNMRASGSDENIVLKPPRQMSLEAALEYIEDDELVEVTPNFIRLRKMMLKEADRRRGGRRN; encoded by the coding sequence ATGCGTCGCGACGACATTCGCAACATCGTCATTATCGCCCACGTCGACCACGGCAAAACGACTTTGGTCGACTGCCTGCTGAAGCAAAGCGGCCAGTTCCGCGAGAGCCAGCTGAGCAGCGAACGCATTCTCGATTCGAACGATCAAGAAAAAGAACGCGGCATTACGATTCTGGCCAAGAACATCGCGCTGCCGTTCAAAGGGGTGAAGATCAATATCATCGACACTCCGGGCCACGCCGACTTCGGCGGCGAAGTCGAACGCGTGCTCAGCATGGCGGACGGCGCCCTGGTGCTGGTCGACGCGGCGGAAGGCCCAATGCCGCAGACGCGGTTCGTGTTGTCGAAGGCGCTGGAATGCAAACTGAAGCCGATCGTCGTCATCAACAAGGTCGACAAGCCTGACGCGCGTCCGATGGAAGTGGTCGACGAAGTGCTCGATCTCTTCCTGCAATTGGGCGCCGACGACTCGATCGCCGACTTCCCCTATATCTTCGCCAGCGCGAAAGAAGGCTTCGCGTCGCACGATCCGGCCGATCGCAGCGGCACGATGGAGCCGCTGCTCGACCTGGTGCTTGAGCATATTCCTGGCCCGGACGTTCAGCCGGAAGAGCCGCTGCAGATCCTTTGCACGACCCTCGCCTGGTCGGAATACGTCGGCCGGATCGCGATCGGACGCATTCAGTCGGGGCGGATCAAGAAGGGGCAAAACGTCGTCGTCAGCAAAGTGGGCGACAAGTTTGAACGAGCCAAGATCACCGCGGTGCAGGTCTTTGAAAACCTCGGCCGCGTCGATGTCGAGCAATCGGAAGCCGGCGACGTCGTCGCCGTGTGCGGGATCGAGAACATCGACATCGGCGACACGATCTGCCATGTCGACAATCCGTCTCCGCTGCCGCGGTTGCTCGTCGACGAACCGACGCTGGAGATGGTCTTTACGATCAACACTTCGCCGTTCGTCGGCAAAGACGGCAAGTACGTCACGTCGCGTAACCTGCGCGAACGTCTCTACAAAGAGCTGGAGCGAAACGTCGCCCTCCGCGTCCGTGACGCCGGTTCGGCCGACGCGTTCGCCGTCTCGGGCCGCGGCGTGTTGCACCTGGCGGTCCTCGTCGAAACGATGCGCCGCGAAGGTTACGAACTGGCGGTCAGCAAGCCGCAGGTGATCACGCGGGAAGTCGACGGCACCAAAGAAGAGCCGTTTGAAAACCTGGTGGTCGAAGTCCCGTCGATCAAGATGGGCCCGGTTATGGAACTGGTCGGCGAACGTCGCGGCGAAATGGTCGAAATGAACCCCCGCGGCGATTTCACGCAGGTCACCTTCTCGATTCCGGCTCGCGGTCTGATCGGACTGCGAACCAAGATGCTCAACGCGACCCAAGGGGAAGCGATCATTAACCATCGTTTCGACTCGTATCGCCCGATGGGCGGCGACGTGCCGCGTCGCGCCAACGGCGTGCTGATCTCGAACTCGACCGGCAAAGCGGTCGGTTTTTCGCTCTTCAATCTGCAGGATCGTTCCGACTTGTTCATCAAGCCGGGCGAAGAGCTGTACGAAGGGATGATCGTCGGCGAGAACGCTCGCAACGAAGACATGGTGGTCAACCCGATCAAAGAAAAGAAGCTGACCAACATGCGGGCTTCCGGCTCGGACGAAAACATCGTCCTGAAGCCGCCGCGTCAGATGTCGCTGGAAGCGGCGCTGGAGTACATCGAAGACGACGAGCTGGTCGAAGTGACCCCGAACTTCATTCGCCTGCGCAAGATGATGCTCAAAGAAGCGGATCGTCGTCGCGGCGGACGGCGTAATTAA
- a CDS encoding SHD1 domain-containing protein has translation MNNGILLLAAEGEEGRYALFAFLMSIVFVGVGLYGIFTGKLMIWGRQRWLFSLVGLDESSPGFPQLIGGCYCAVGGIVLVAMTVQAMKAPEEQQQVARPDIDLSHLPDLSKIPVHMPPGTNNPRPSSSPPVSSVPSTEAPKPRENRFDPETTERLRAERMKAEAEQEAAKREKERLAQVAKEAVEQMNREKEAARQAALELPDPPLPLSYFTYADVALQESPELGESGSERFADHAPPGGVMVGAIFFVGKNYGASIAGIQPIYQVGDKYVKGKICGDETDQPVQQLAEAGGVVAGFKLMTGRIIDAAQLAYGPLDGTKIDPKQGYFGEQIGGDGGYPGNYYAEGRAISGVFGTYEKGKSLKSLGMYVIRRMQVTGAAPPSSMSAELRTFTSSNGKFSVQAKFVALNDDGTVSLEKEDGSKVKAPLSSLSAEDQAYVNSMR, from the coding sequence ATGAACAACGGAATCTTGTTACTGGCCGCAGAAGGCGAAGAGGGACGATACGCCTTATTCGCCTTCCTGATGAGCATCGTCTTTGTTGGCGTCGGCCTCTATGGAATCTTCACCGGGAAGTTGATGATCTGGGGACGCCAGCGGTGGCTCTTTTCCCTGGTGGGCTTGGACGAATCGTCCCCCGGTTTTCCCCAACTGATCGGCGGTTGCTATTGCGCCGTAGGCGGGATCGTCTTGGTCGCGATGACCGTTCAGGCAATGAAGGCGCCGGAAGAACAGCAGCAAGTGGCGCGGCCTGATATTGACCTCTCGCATCTGCCAGACCTCTCGAAGATTCCGGTCCACATGCCCCCTGGGACGAACAATCCCCGCCCAAGTTCAAGTCCTCCCGTCAGCAGCGTTCCCAGCACCGAAGCGCCTAAGCCGCGTGAGAACCGGTTCGATCCGGAAACGACCGAGCGGTTGCGCGCTGAGCGGATGAAAGCCGAAGCGGAACAGGAAGCGGCCAAGCGAGAAAAAGAGCGGCTCGCCCAGGTCGCGAAAGAAGCGGTCGAACAAATGAACCGCGAGAAAGAAGCGGCCCGTCAGGCGGCCTTAGAATTGCCCGACCCGCCGCTGCCGCTCAGCTACTTCACCTATGCCGACGTCGCGCTGCAAGAGAGTCCGGAGCTTGGAGAAAGTGGGAGCGAACGCTTTGCCGATCATGCGCCCCCGGGAGGCGTGATGGTCGGGGCGATCTTCTTTGTCGGAAAGAATTACGGCGCCTCGATCGCCGGCATTCAACCGATCTACCAAGTCGGCGACAAGTACGTCAAAGGGAAGATCTGCGGCGACGAGACCGATCAGCCGGTTCAGCAGTTGGCCGAAGCCGGCGGCGTCGTCGCAGGCTTCAAGTTAATGACTGGTCGGATCATCGACGCCGCGCAATTGGCATACGGGCCGCTGGACGGTACCAAAATTGATCCGAAGCAAGGATACTTTGGCGAACAAATCGGCGGCGACGGCGGCTACCCCGGCAACTACTACGCCGAAGGGAGAGCGATCAGCGGCGTCTTTGGGACGTACGAAAAAGGGAAGAGTCTCAAGTCGCTGGGAATGTACGTCATTCGCCGGATGCAAGTAACCGGCGCGGCGCCTCCATCCTCGATGAGCGCCGAGCTGCGGACTTTTACCAGCTCCAACGGAAAGTTTTCGGTCCAAGCGAAGTTCGTCGCGCTCAACGACGACGGCACGGTCAGCCTCGAAAAGGAGGATGGCTCGAAGGTGAAAGCGCCGCTGAGCAGCCTTAGCGCTGAGGATCAGGCCTACGTCAATTCGATGCGATAG